DNA from Comamonas serinivorans:
GCTGGCCGCGTTGCGGCTTTGTATGTGCTGCAGCCAGATCGGATCACGATCAAATGCAATGACGACGGCTCGCTGAACTACACCTATCGCTATCGTGGTCAGGCGCAAGAGCTGACACGGCGGGAGATGATGCACATCGCAGGTTTCTCACTGGATGGCCAGATTGGTCTGTCGGCAATCCAGTATGGCGCCACCACGTTCGGCCAGGCCATGTCGGCAAACGATGCTGCGGAGAGCACGTTCCAAAACGGGCTGCACAAGACGGTTGCGTTCAAGGTGGATCGGGTTCTCCGGCCAGAACAACGCGAGGAGTTTCGCGAGTACGTCAAGACGTTGACCGGCGCATTGAATGCTGGGCGGTCGCCAGTCTTGGAACAGGGCATCTCTGCCGAGCCCATTGGGATTGACCCAACCGATGCGCAGTTGTTGGAGTCGCGCTCGTACAGCGTCGAGGAGATCTGCCGATTCTTCGGAGTGCCGCCGATCATGATCGGGCACAGCAGTAAGCAGTCCTCATGGCCAACGAGTACAGAGGCGCAGAAAGACCTGTTCCTCACCCTTGCATTGCGGCCCATCCTCAAGCGCATTGAGGAGTCGATTTACAAGAATCTGCTGGAGTCCTCGGAGAAGCGGTCCTTCTACGCCCGGTTCAACCTCGAAGGCCTTCTGCGCGCCGACAGTGCGGGCCGGTCTGAGTACTACTCGAAGCTGGCTCAGAACGGCGTCATGACACGAAACGAAATCCGCGAGCTGGAGGACATGGCCCCCATGCCTGGTGGCGACGACTTGACCGTTCAGTTGAATCTCACACGATTGCAAGACCTCGAAAAGATCAATGGGGAAGACCAATGAGCCTGCGAAAACTTCCTGAGCTGCCCAAGCTGGCTCATCAAGATGGGATCGAGTTCGACCTGTCGCCGCGTGCGTTGGCGAAGTGGAACCCGTCACTGTCGGCCACCGAAGACGAACCAGATAACATCATCAACGTCTTGGATGTGATCGGCTACGACTACTGGACAGGTGAAGGCACCACGGCAAAGCGCATTGATGCCGCCCTGCGCTCCATCGGTCGTGACCGGGACGTGGTTGTCAACATCAACTCTCCGGGCGGCTCCATGTTTGAGGGGGACGCCATATACAGTCTCTTGCGTCTGCACAAGGGCAAGGTCACTGTCCGCATCCTGGGCATGGCCGCATCTGCTGCGTCCATCATCGCCATGGCTGGGGATGAGATTCAAATCTCGCGTGCCGGCTGGCTGATGATTCATAACGCCTGGATTGGCATGTATGGCAACCGTAACGACCTGCGAGAAGCGGCTGACTGGCTGGAACCATTCGACGCTGCTGCAGCCGACCTATACGCCGACAGAACTGGCATCGACAAAGGCGAGATTCTCGCAATGCTCGATAAAGAAACGTGGATTGGCGGGGGCGCAGCCGTGGAAACAGGTTGGGCAGACGCCATTCTTTCCACCGACAAGATCGCCGAGCGTGACGGGCATGGCGCTCAAAACGCTGTCCGTCAAATCGACATTCTGTTGGCAAAGCAAGGCCTACCACGAAGCCAGCGCCGAAGCCTGCTGCAACAAATCAAAACCGGCACGCAAGACGCTGTCGGTGCCGATACGCAAGACGCTATCGGGAAGGGCACGCCAAACGCTGCCCAGCTGCCTGTGATGGTGGCGAAACCAGCGCTTTTGTCATTCAACTGACAAGGCAACCACTCCCGTAGCGAACCGCCCACCGAGGCGGTTTTTTGTTGCTCCATCGGAGCATAGGACAAGACATGACCGATACCGTGAACATCGAACAGGCCTATCAACAGGTTCAAGTCAACCTGAAGGAAACCGGCGACAAGCTGAAGCAGTACGCCGAGAAGACCGAGACCGAGATGAAGAACCTCGGCAAAACCAGCGAAGAAACCAAGGCTGCGGTTGACCAGCTGCTGCCCAAGTTCAACGCCATGCAGAAGCAGTTCTTGGAGTTGCAGCAAGAACTCGCGCGTCCCAAGGGCGACGATAAATCCGCACCTCAGTCCGCTGGCGACCTGGTGGTGAACAGCGACCAGATGCAAGGCGTCAACAGCTCGTTCCGTGGTTCTCGTCGCATCGAGGTGCCCCGTCAGGCTATTACCACCGCGACCGCAGGTAGCCTGGTGGTGTCTGACCGTCAATATGGCATCGTGACGCCCCCGGAAAAGCGGCTGACCGTCCGCGATCTGATCGCGCCAGGCCAGACGGCAAGCAACAACATCGAGTA
Protein-coding regions in this window:
- a CDS encoding phage portal protein codes for the protein MSKLSDVLVRAVGRPQVRSAVSDWSGKDIRLTDGGFWSDFAGGVNTNSAMKLSVVWACVRLISQTIATLPLTLYEQDGRKPMPAVGHQLYEILKHSPNADTTSVQFWEAVVASILLRGNAYIRKRYVAGRVAALYVLQPDRITIKCNDDGSLNYTYRYRGQAQELTRREMMHIAGFSLDGQIGLSAIQYGATTFGQAMSANDAAESTFQNGLHKTVAFKVDRVLRPEQREEFREYVKTLTGALNAGRSPVLEQGISAEPIGIDPTDAQLLESRSYSVEEICRFFGVPPIMIGHSSKQSSWPTSTEAQKDLFLTLALRPILKRIEESIYKNLLESSEKRSFYARFNLEGLLRADSAGRSEYYSKLAQNGVMTRNEIRELEDMAPMPGGDDLTVQLNLTRLQDLEKINGEDQ
- a CDS encoding head maturation protease, ClpP-related; the encoded protein is MSLRKLPELPKLAHQDGIEFDLSPRALAKWNPSLSATEDEPDNIINVLDVIGYDYWTGEGTTAKRIDAALRSIGRDRDVVVNINSPGGSMFEGDAIYSLLRLHKGKVTVRILGMAASAASIIAMAGDEIQISRAGWLMIHNAWIGMYGNRNDLREAADWLEPFDAAAADLYADRTGIDKGEILAMLDKETWIGGGAAVETGWADAILSTDKIAERDGHGAQNAVRQIDILLAKQGLPRSQRRSLLQQIKTGTQDAVGADTQDAIGKGTPNAAQLPVMVAKPALLSFN